In Desulfomonile tiedjei DSM 6799, a genomic segment contains:
- a CDS encoding DegT/DnrJ/EryC1/StrS family aminotransferase, producing the protein MIEKEGVYTNYGVAVVGAGYWGKNHVRNFFRLGALAQICDLEEETRTRMASQYPGVSCTDSYESVLANSDVRGVVLATPAVTHYRLAKAALEAGKDVLVEKPLALNVKDAQHLMTLATERRAILMVGHILLYHPAVIKLKELVDSGYLGKIQYIQSNRLSMGIVRSEENILWSFAPHDVSVLLHLLGEMPTKVNAYGVCQLQDGVEDVTISVMEFASGVGAHVYVSWMNPFKEQKLVVVGDKRMAVFEDSKPENKLQVYNNSFSWVQRHPVPVKGDVENIPIEVAEPLYSECLHFLECMKTRQRPKSDGEEGHRTLSVLMKCYESLKQICAEPEAVETVQHRDYFAHPTAEIEQPCSIGSGTKIWHFSHVLPHATIGKNCNIGQNVVVGKNVIIGNQCKIQNNVCIYEGVTLEDYVFCGPSMVFTNVYNPRSEIPRMTEIRPTLVRQGATIGANATIVCGTTIGRYAFIGAGAVVKKDVDDYALVVGNPARKIGYMCKCGHKLHEHAGSNGLFKCSSCGMLYKFGPNAKLEEYQAEETVTKVALLDLKSQYLSIKDEVDSAIKKTLESQRFILGPDVEALEREIAQYCGCSQAIGVSSGTDALLIVLMALEVGPGDEVITTPFTFFATVGSIARVGAVPVFADIDPHTFNIDANQVEKLITPRTKAILPVHLFGQCAEMGVLLEISQKYGIPIVEDAAQAIGSEYHGRRAGSMGAFGCFSFFPSKNLGAFGDGGMVTTNDDELADRVRMLRNHGAKPKYFHKIVGGNFRLDGIQAGILRVKLNHLDKWTERRIENAAYYTRRLDELGLSGSVTPPYIAESRHIFNQYVVIAENRDELKQYLKDHGVETEIYYPRPMHLQECFADGRYTEGSFPVSEQASKQVLALPIFPELSAAQKEYVVTKIRDFYQPASRVERPCFMYA; encoded by the coding sequence ATGATTGAAAAAGAGGGTGTTTACACGAATTACGGAGTAGCAGTTGTCGGCGCCGGTTACTGGGGCAAGAACCACGTTCGCAACTTCTTTCGATTGGGTGCTCTGGCACAAATTTGCGATCTCGAGGAAGAAACCAGAACTCGCATGGCCTCACAGTATCCGGGGGTGTCTTGCACTGATTCGTATGAAAGCGTGCTTGCGAACAGCGATGTGCGAGGAGTGGTCCTGGCGACCCCTGCCGTAACGCATTATCGCCTTGCCAAAGCCGCTTTGGAGGCTGGTAAAGATGTTCTGGTAGAGAAGCCGCTTGCCTTGAATGTAAAGGATGCACAACACCTCATGACCCTCGCTACTGAGAGAAGAGCAATTCTCATGGTCGGCCATATACTCCTTTATCACCCGGCTGTGATCAAGCTGAAGGAGCTGGTCGACAGTGGCTACTTGGGCAAAATCCAGTACATACAGTCAAATCGCTTGAGTATGGGTATCGTGAGATCCGAAGAAAACATCCTCTGGAGTTTCGCTCCTCATGACGTGTCCGTCCTTCTCCATTTGCTGGGAGAAATGCCCACCAAAGTCAATGCATACGGAGTGTGCCAGCTTCAGGACGGCGTCGAAGACGTCACCATCAGTGTCATGGAGTTTGCCAGCGGAGTCGGTGCTCATGTGTATGTCTCCTGGATGAATCCCTTCAAGGAGCAGAAACTCGTAGTAGTCGGCGACAAGCGGATGGCCGTATTTGAAGATTCAAAGCCTGAAAACAAGTTGCAGGTGTACAACAACAGTTTCTCATGGGTTCAGAGGCATCCTGTACCAGTAAAAGGAGACGTAGAGAATATACCTATCGAGGTCGCCGAACCTCTTTACAGCGAATGCCTCCATTTTCTCGAATGCATGAAAACCAGACAGCGACCGAAGTCTGATGGAGAAGAAGGACATCGCACGCTATCTGTGCTGATGAAGTGCTACGAATCTTTGAAACAAATCTGTGCTGAACCGGAGGCAGTGGAAACAGTCCAACACAGAGACTATTTTGCGCACCCGACTGCGGAAATCGAGCAACCTTGCTCAATCGGTTCGGGAACGAAAATTTGGCATTTCTCTCACGTGCTGCCTCACGCCACTATAGGCAAGAACTGCAATATAGGCCAAAATGTCGTTGTAGGCAAAAACGTTATCATTGGAAACCAGTGTAAGATCCAAAATAACGTGTGCATTTATGAAGGAGTGACACTCGAAGATTACGTATTCTGCGGCCCGTCTATGGTCTTCACGAACGTGTACAATCCCCGTTCCGAGATCCCTCGCATGACTGAAATCAGACCGACTCTCGTGCGCCAGGGTGCCACTATAGGAGCCAATGCAACAATCGTATGCGGCACGACTATCGGACGTTATGCCTTTATTGGAGCAGGAGCCGTGGTCAAGAAGGACGTGGACGATTATGCGCTGGTAGTAGGAAACCCAGCACGGAAAATCGGATACATGTGCAAGTGCGGCCATAAACTGCACGAACATGCAGGTTCCAACGGTCTTTTCAAATGCTCGTCCTGTGGGATGCTGTACAAGTTCGGACCGAATGCAAAGCTGGAAGAGTATCAAGCCGAGGAAACGGTGACGAAAGTGGCCCTCCTCGATCTGAAGAGTCAGTATCTCTCGATAAAGGACGAAGTAGATAGTGCGATTAAGAAAACGCTTGAAAGTCAACGATTCATCCTGGGGCCGGACGTGGAAGCATTAGAACGTGAAATCGCGCAGTATTGCGGATGCAGTCAGGCAATTGGTGTATCTTCCGGGACCGATGCCCTTCTGATCGTGCTCATGGCACTCGAAGTGGGACCTGGAGATGAGGTGATCACGACTCCATTTACTTTCTTTGCAACTGTTGGCTCGATAGCAAGGGTCGGAGCTGTTCCGGTTTTTGCCGATATAGACCCGCATACGTTCAATATCGATGCCAACCAGGTCGAGAAACTCATCACTCCGCGAACAAAGGCAATCCTGCCGGTTCATCTTTTCGGTCAATGCGCCGAAATGGGCGTATTGCTCGAGATCTCGCAAAAATATGGCATTCCCATTGTGGAAGACGCTGCTCAGGCTATTGGAAGCGAATATCACGGAAGAAGAGCCGGCAGTATGGGGGCATTCGGTTGTTTTTCATTTTTTCCTTCCAAGAATTTAGGAGCTTTCGGTGACGGTGGAATGGTGACCACTAATGACGACGAACTTGCAGACAGGGTCCGCATGCTAAGAAATCACGGAGCCAAACCGAAATACTTCCACAAGATCGTTGGAGGAAACTTCCGACTCGACGGTATTCAGGCAGGCATATTGCGGGTGAAACTGAATCACCTCGACAAATGGACTGAAAGACGAATCGAAAATGCTGCCTACTATACCAGGAGACTCGATGAATTAGGGCTCTCGGGCAGTGTCACTCCTCCGTACATTGCTGAAAGCCGTCACATATTTAATCAATATGTTGTTATCGCTGAGAATCGTGACGAACTTAAGCAGTATCTCAAAGATCATGGAGTGGAAACGGAAATTTACTATCCAAGACCGATGCATCTTCAGGAATGTTTCGCTGACGGTCGTTACACTGAAGGGAGTTTCCCGGTAAGTGAACAGGCCAGTAAGCAGGTTCTTGCTTTGCCTATTTTCCCCGAGCTGAGCGCAGCCCAGAAGGAATATGTGGTGACCAAAATCAGGGACTTTTACCAACCTGCTTCTCGAGTCGAGCGACCGTGTTTTATGTACGCCTGA
- a CDS encoding amidohydrolase family protein produces MFIDAHLHVDLHGMSIDKLIAYLDRNRIDQCWLLTWEEKNPAHPCYHHLTIEKVFEAYQKYPSRVVPMYAPDPKTESWETTMKFWFLRGIRGIGELKATSGWSSSEMTKLLDFADKLKLPVIFHMEEASSAFMPTTDFTTDKIGCKFLNRIKSFDLGRTSLDYLRRNYPPAGSFLDSRQRFHPGYFSDFSGLEERLREYPQVTFIGHGPLFWKGISQDPGPDLYPKGPIESGGIILRLFREYPNLHADISGMSGYNALRRDARFSQEFLEEFSSRILFGTDNVSLGQKELLRTLKVSSTGLNRICADNALRIMKIAGTAQFRSFTPAANNATN; encoded by the coding sequence GTGTTCATCGATGCCCATTTGCATGTCGATCTTCATGGTATGTCGATCGATAAACTGATCGCATACCTGGATCGCAATCGAATCGATCAGTGCTGGTTATTGACCTGGGAGGAGAAGAATCCCGCCCATCCGTGCTATCACCACCTGACAATCGAGAAGGTGTTCGAGGCATATCAGAAATATCCATCACGAGTCGTCCCGATGTATGCCCCGGACCCAAAGACAGAGTCCTGGGAAACCACGATGAAGTTCTGGTTTCTCCGTGGTATCAGAGGAATCGGTGAGCTGAAAGCCACTTCCGGGTGGTCTTCGAGTGAGATGACAAAACTACTGGATTTTGCTGACAAGCTGAAATTACCAGTGATATTCCACATGGAAGAAGCGAGTTCAGCGTTTATGCCCACAACCGACTTCACGACAGACAAAATAGGGTGCAAATTTCTTAACAGGATAAAATCATTTGACTTGGGACGAACTTCTCTCGACTATCTCCGGAGAAACTATCCGCCGGCCGGTTCGTTTCTCGATTCCCGACAGCGTTTCCATCCGGGGTATTTCTCGGACTTCTCCGGATTGGAAGAACGCCTGCGTGAGTATCCGCAGGTGACGTTTATCGGTCATGGTCCTCTGTTTTGGAAGGGAATTTCGCAGGATCCCGGACCCGACTTGTACCCCAAAGGACCTATCGAATCAGGAGGAATCATACTGAGACTCTTTCGAGAATACCCGAATTTGCACGCGGATATTTCCGGTATGAGCGGCTACAACGCACTTCGCCGCGATGCAAGGTTCTCTCAAGAATTCCTCGAAGAATTCAGTTCAAGAATCCTCTTTGGCACCGACAACGTGTCCCTTGGTCAGAAGGAGCTTTTGAGAACTCTGAAAGTAAGCTCTACCGGCTTGAACAGAATTTGCGCTGATAATGCTCTGAGAATCATGAAGATTGCAGGAACCGCGCAATTCAGATCATTTACTCCCGCCGCGAACAATGCGACTAACTGA